One window of the Montipora foliosa isolate CH-2021 chromosome 4, ASM3666993v2, whole genome shotgun sequence genome contains the following:
- the LOC138001472 gene encoding uncharacterized protein has translation MGSPVSAVIANLYIESFEQQAKRTSAYKPRIWKRYIDNTFTILDHGNVDSFLQHLNNQQPSIRFTMETENDYKLVFLDTAVSREPDGRLTTSVYRKPTHTDQYLAYDSHHPQSVKRGIVKCLYERANCLITKHSVISKEKKHLSSVLVCSCL, from the coding sequence ATGGGAAGCCCGGTCTCCGCTGTTATTGCTAACCTATACATAGAGAGTTTCGAACAACAGGCAAAACGTACTTCGGCCTACAAACCTAGGATCTGGAAACGCTACATTGACAACACTTTCACCATCCTGGATCACGGAAACGTTGATAGCTTCTTACAACATCTGAACAACCAGCAGCCTTCCATTCGCTTTACCATGGAGACAGAGAACGACTACAAACTCGTTTTCCTTGACACCGCAGTTTCAAGAGAACCTGACGGCCGCCTCACCACCAGCGTGTACAGGAAGCCTACGCACACTGATCAGTACTTAGCGTATGATTCCCACCACCCGCAATCAGTAAAACGCGGTATTGTCAAGTGCCTCTACGAGCGCGCCAACTGTCTCATAACAAAACACTCTGTTATCTCCAAGGAGAAGAAACACCTGTCTTCTGTTCTTGTCTGTTCTTGTCTCTAA